TCACCACTTTTTGTTTTATTTTTAACTATTCCATTCCATATTTTACCAGCTTGTATAGTTTCCCACAGATCCTTAAATGCCGCCTTTGGCATATCTGGATGTCTAACATAATTATGTGGTTGACCTATCAATTCTTCCTTAGTATAACCTGCAATCTCACAAAAATCATGATTTGCATAAATAATTATTCCCTTAGCATCAGTTTCAGAAACAATCATTGTTTTCTTGTTTAATTTGACTTCCCTATTCATTATTTTTCCTTTTAAAAGTTAAAAATAATATATTTACTCCTAGTATACAATAAAAGTATAGGTAAAAAAAATATTTTTTTCTAAAAGTATCATTTTATGTGTCTTTTTTGTTACTTTTTATACTTATATTTCATTTATAATAAATTGGATATAATCCGCCAATGAATGAGATATTAAAGAAATTAGACTTAAGTGATTATATAGAATCTTTTTCCAAATTATTCGCAAGGGAAAAATCTATAATACTAGAAGGGGATATAAACCTTCACCATAGACTTATAAATGAATTAGCAAAATATGATTTAAAAGAACCAACAAAAGTATCAAATCTTGATAATGCACTAT
This genomic interval from Arcobacter arenosus contains the following:
- a CDS encoding PAS domain-containing protein; this encodes MNREVKLNKKTMIVSETDAKGIIIYANHDFCEIAGYTKEELIGQPHNYVRHPDMPKAAFKDLWETIQAGKIWNGIVKNKTKSGDYYWVNATAFPSKDVNGNLRYISVRVKPTDDEIKNAEELYKTLD